A stretch of DNA from Juglans microcarpa x Juglans regia isolate MS1-56 chromosome 5D, Jm3101_v1.0, whole genome shotgun sequence:
TCAGAGATTAATAAAAGCCCCCAACTGGGGACCCAAGAATCAAAGCAAAACATGCAATTTTTGTCATGTCAAGACTTATACTCGTGTAAGTTAACCTGACATGAAAAATATTGCACAACTCTTGGCATTGATCCTAGTGCAACCATATACCAAAGCCATAACCTCACGATGCTATTAAGCACAGCTTTGAACATTAAGTCTCCATAAGAGCATCACATGTTTGAATCAATTATCAAATGGCCATATGCTGCCTATGTTCTGTCAACAACCATATAATACAGAAATTTATGAAGATCAACAAATTTGACGCAATTTCTCATTCTACAGCACCTAAGAGGCTGAAGCACACAACAGTCAGAATGTTAACAAATAAGGTAGGTTGATTTGTGTCATCGCAATCACTCATTATGAATCTCTTTAACTGAAGGTTTTCTTGTGCATATTCTGCTACAAACCAGAGCACGGTAATGGCTAGAGTTTCACTGCAATATCTACTATAGATGGTTGCCGCAGAAACTTAAACAATCCCTCTAGCCGTACTTACTACCCTACGTGACGCATGTGCTGGAAtacagaaaaaagaagaagatatctTACTTGCAGACCAGTATAACTTAAAGAAAATGTTCTATGGCTATTCCAGTCTATCAAGTCCTAAATCTTTGCTCCTTTCGTTATTCCCTCATTTGATATATTGGTGTTTTCTTCCTCAGGTTATATCTTTATGATTACTTTTAGCTCCTTTCGTTCTATCATCATATCCATATTTTTCCCACATTACTAATTCTATTCAAGAAAAGGTTAAAAGCACCGACATATATCTTAACCCTTGTTTTAAATAGTCAACGACTTGATGTTAGAAACATGCATGCTGATCTTTGCATAAACCACTGACATATAGCACGAGAACAATAGAAGGGCTTAAGTACACAACTGCGGGCATATCAGATTGTCTCAAATAAGCTCCACACAACAGGGACCATGACATTGTGCTTCACGTAAACCACACAcatataagaaagaaaacaagaaaacaaaatgtaaatttttattatccCAATTTTACAACGGACATACTTTCTCCTGCCTTTACTTTGAATAGGGTTTATCAATTAAATTAACTCTTTCCTACATCAGTTTAGGCATTTGAGATGACTGGTAAATTGTTATGATAATGGGCAGATGGTCTTCAGTTTGAAATCCTCATGCCATTCTAGAGTCTGATCTCAAAGTGAATAGTGTTTGAATGTATAACGTGAGGATACAACTTAGAATGGTTAACATGATTAAATTCACTATTTTCtatgagtttaatatttatggGCAACTGGTTTACTGAGGTTTGGAGAATGTGGCTGTCATTAGAAACCCAACCTGGGCCTAGCATAATTTTTCCACATTACCATAATGTTAAATAACTAAACAATACATGTGCAGTACTGCATGAATTCTCCGAGAGTCTATAGAAAGATTACCTTTCTGGCCACCATAGTGAGGAGCGGTATCCCAAAATTCATCACGCATCTGCACTAATTGTGTCCTTGTGATCGGTTCAGAATGCTTCCAAGGTTTCGGCTTCCGAATTTTCTGAGCGTTCTCTGAAATCatgtaaaaagaaatataactaCTCCACCAAATAAACAGAATTATCcatcaaaaatcaaaaccatcaATCCCCCATACCAATTCAGACaccaaatacataatacaaaaaaaaattccatttcgcaaaaaaaaaaaaaaaaaaaaaaaaaaaatgaagaaaaaatttgcTTCAACAACAACAGAGAAACACCAAAATAAGAGGTAAAGTAATTCATATGTTTACCATCCCCTTTGGCCCGAGACGATCCGGTACAACCCATGAGAGcgaaaagtgaaaataaataaaattcagcTAAATTTTCCCGGGCGTGAGTTGGGTTTTTCGGGAATTAGCAAGAAATACAATTTGAAAGACGAGCGTAtgggaaacaaaacaaaaaaacggAAGGTTTTAAGGATGCAGTACTGTTTATGCAGTGGCTGCTGCGTGCTTGCTTGAATTTTCCGAAAACAACAGCTATAGCTATTCAACTCCCACGAGTCTCTCTCCTCCTACAGGAAACTTGAGATCCGGGGGAGAGGCAGAGACAGGGCGGAGTGAGGTTGGGGTCGCCTCGGGGCTGAGTGGAAATCCGTATAGATATTTCCCGTCTCTTTCAAATTCAATTCCAGCTTGGGGTTGGGTCCACGGTGATCTTATCCTCtctattttttactttgttttcagaaaatttaGCGGTTAAATTACCTAATTTGGTCTTTACGGAATCAGCCCTTAAATTATAACCATTTTTCTATACTCAATTTGTCTCCTCATTTAAGcacctcatgtattttaattttttttaattttatttttacgtaataattaaaaaaatgactattaaagcattgattttttttatattttttaaaaatgttttaaaatgataaaaaaatataaataagaaaattgaaaaaaaataaaaacacaattttagTCTAACGGTCAaaatgagcggtgctacttaGACGGCAGTGTAACACCACTCTTTTACAAAACACTATAGGAAAAACTACTTTGCCCCCCAAGTTGTACTGCTATACTTCACCgctcgagaaaaaaaaaattacttagtaattaaagaagtgattttaagtcattagtgtatttttttttattttttaaaaagatttaaatatattaaaaaaatgtaaatagaaaaatgaaaaaataaaaaagttacaaaacaaCTAACAGTTAAAGTGAGCGGATTACTTTGAATGGTTGAGTAGCCTGACTCAACACTATCTTGGGTTTCActtctctcatatatataaatataaatataaatattttataagtggAGTCAGATTTCGAATCCAAATTGTTCATTAAGAGAATCGGGCTATATGTCATAAGGCTTTTGACAGTTTCACTTCTCTCATAATTTTAGCAAGTTGTTAGCGATGATAAAATGTAGCCACGAATGATAAGTCCAACCAAGAGCCAATGATAAATTAAAGTCTAAGTATAAATTGACATCaattcatatgatacattagatttattttataataaaataattttataatataacgtattatatcaagacatatcaatttataaatttatttttataaaatctcttgaccaaaacatttctctaaattaaaagCCACCCTACAAGAGACAAAGTAGATAAAGAGACTCCGCTAACTCCAATAGCAATAATAAGACGTAAAATAATGAGTCACTTAAAAGTTAAAGTTGAAGATATGCAAAAGAATAAACAAGATAGAGAAATGAGACTTTTGGCCTGAACAATAGACTTCACTTTGGAACTTCAGGGGTCGTTATAAGGGAACCATCTTCAGCACCTACCtggaaatatattaatttagagttgtgctatatgtacttataaatttatttatatttttatttataatatttactttgttagttatgttttaaaatttaaattttaaaatttcataatttttaacatatcaataactgacacgtgaataaataaattttttataaatttgtcttaaatatatttaatattttccattACTTTATAGAGAATGAGAAATCTAGTATGGCATTGCCTTTATATAAAGGGCTTGATTATGCAGATTTGATACGATAATGTTCCTTTCGAAGCATGACTCGACCATTTATAGGGTTGATCTGACGTGAGTATCTCGTCCAAATTAGCTGATGTGGCAGCTGATTATAGAAGGATTGTCCAGTAGTGATTTTGGATCGTGAGCGATTAAGGGATTCGATTCGATTCTCATCATGATGCGGTGTGTTTTGTTGAGTTGTCCCTTAGTTGCCTCAACGCGCATGGAACTCGGGTGACGACGTCTTGCGCCCACATTCTTTCATCGcctatcaatttgtgagtttatatataaatttgtagaagtttataaatagattGTTAATATTATCTCTTGTGACTTTATCTACCTTCTCATACGTACAAATCAATTTgagtttatataaatataattatatagattGTATATACCTTAATTCGACGTATCTATACCACAATTAAGCATGCACGTATCATGTGTTAAATTTTGACCTAAACCTAAACCTATCACAATCCATGACTTCCTTCAAGTACTTCAAATAAACCTAAACCAAGCATCACCGAGCttgagggggtgggagcttggCTCCTGCCCCCTCACTCCCTTcctgttttctgtttttgtttttgtttttttgttttttgtttttttttgtttttttgtttttttgttttttttccaattttttagtttctgttttgttctcttttctgtatttttttagatCAAATAAAGGAGGTGATACATTCTCAACAAATTTTTTTCGCCTATGTTCTCCATCTCAAACCCACAAATCATCTGGGTTTGGAAGTGCTGCCTAATCTATTTTGttcaaagttttttttggaTGGGCCAATCGGGTTTGGAGCAATGGTGCTTGTGCGGTGCACGTTGGCCGTGATGGCCGTGCTCTGTGCAATGGCTATCAGTGCTCGTGATGGATGCAGCATGTTGGAGCCGCCTGGTGGTCATGATGGTCATCGCTGGGTGGATGCCAGTGATGCAGCCTGCTGGAGCCACCTGGGTGGCCGTGATGGTCATCGATGGGTGGTTGTGCAATGGCAATTGGAAGGCCATGCAATGGTCGGGCTCGTGATGAGTGCCGTCTGGTGCGATGGTCATCGGCTGGCAGATGTtcgtgaggaagaagaaaaatagtaaaGGGAGGGGGTCACGAGtatagcagagagagagagataagaggGGTGGTGGAGCCGAAAGGTTAGTTTGAAGGCCTAGAATGGACGCAGCTGGGGCAAGAACTGGCCAAGAAGGGTGGGCGTTGTTACGGTCGGTGTCGTGCAGCGGAGCTCGTGTGTAGAAGGGTCTTCTGCGTAGTGGAGGCTGGTGTCCGTGTGAGTTGGGTGCGCGTGCCATCTGGACTTGGGAAGCCGATGCTTGTGGTGGGCGCGTCGTCTGGATTCATGCCGATGCTCATGGTGGGTGACAATAAGAAAGAGTGGGACGGGCTAGGGAGAGAGCAGAGGTAGGAAGGAGAAGTAGAAgatagtaaaaggaaaagaaaaaagaataaaagaataaagataAGGGCGGCGGGTAGAGAATGAGATGAAGCCCTAGTTCCTGTTCGTAgttttatgtagtttttaatgtgtttttgtACCTttgtttttagtaaaaataaaaaagaaatagtctaTTGAACTTGGTGTCCATAGTACTAGTGCTTCTCTTCCTTGGAAGAGGGGCTACTTAGTTCTGTTTTTATAGAGCACTTTTCTCTATTAGAAGAGAattttatagaagttaagataatgtctgccacaaagaaatttgtgtgcgaGGGTGTCCTAGAGCAGATGCTTTATTTGACTTATAGTCTAGATTTTTTCTGTATTAATAAGTCACAATTATAACTTcgattttattgaataaaatgaaatctatttccaaaaataataataaataaataaataaatagtaaaccTAAACCTACATCAGACGTTTACCATCCCCTTTACATGCCATGCACGTACTAATCATTCTCATGTGTCTTGGCGATCAGCTGATAATTTTaaggagaaataaaaagaaagaaaatgactaATGAAGTCAAAGTAGCAATTGGTGATCATCATGTCCtttcctttaattaattaaagctcaGTTAGGtaacaaaatcatctcaatttttttccattcattttatctcattattataatttttataaatttttatataaaatacaatacataattcaacttttttaaattttaaaataataataatattaaaaaaatctattaatattctatttaatttttaactttcatataaaattaggGTGCAGCTACTATGCCGCCCTATCTTGACTGCTGGGCATATCACccagcgtaaattttttttttcttttttcttttcacattttttaacatatttaaatacatttaaaaaataaaaaaatacaccaatacatttaaaatcacttccttaatcactaagtaaaaataaaaataaataaataaataaattttgaccaaCGGTCAAatagaagtgtcaaaatgagtGGACATAGTAGTGTTTTccataaaattatctcatcttcttATACTATGATTAATTTCATTAGGTTTGATCAGTGTGTTGAAATTCAAAGCCACCCTCTAACGAATTTTAAGCCCTCATTTGGATAGTAGTATGAGattagataatttatgaataataataaaataatttgtgaataatggtaaaataatttgagttaagatattttataagattttaaaaaatgagagagaaaaagttaaataaaaatattaaaaacttaaagtattattataatataatttttgttttgcgatttgaaaaagttgaattgttttttatattatgtttagaaatttgaaaaatttgtaatggtaaaattgaatatttaaaattgaaaagtgttcgtgtttgtgatgtttgaatattaaaatgaggtgaaatggaataaaatgatgagatagaatgagataagataggaAGATCTTGCAATCCAAATGGGCCTAACTCTCTTTGTTATGAAAAACTCTCTCAAATGCTGATTGTTTTTATGGGACCAACTTGCAATTAAGAATCACCAACCACCCAAATCCCAATCATTCATTGTTTCACATTTTTCTAATGACTGTTAAAGTTATATACAGTCGAGGACCAAACATGCACAAGGCCGGTTCCGTTTGGGTTTGAAGAATTCAAGGGGGAGGGAggaagaatggattttgggtgaaATTTTCAGGTTTATTCCATTTTAAAGAGTTGATTTCATTCTTGTTTGTGTGTTTTTCAGCCTTATGGCCGGGTGACCCTCTCCTCTCACGTGGTAGCAATGTGCTTTGAGTGTTCATTCATGATTTGAGGAAATAAAGAAGATTAGTACTTACGTAATTTGACattatactacaagaaaaatagatttttgtgattaatttattacaactaaaagactatttataaccaattttaattgtaaatagtcatttcgctggaattaactggtcgtaaataagtaattttcttgtagtgaattaaGACCTATATTCACGAATCTAGAGTGTAAAATTCACTATGAGTAGAGTTTGATACAAGCTCTCTacaattattcttatatatGAAGTTCTCTCTAGAAAAATGGTATTGGAGTTCTCTAGGAGAagttctctcactctctctagcAGTCCTCTAGATCTTCGAGGAAGCCCAGACCCCTTTCTGTTGCCTCTCCTCCCTCTTTAAGCCCATTCTCCTTGTTCTATGTCTTGTCCTCCATCTTTATGTTTCATCTTACCTTTCTGTTCGATCAAGTAATGTCATTACCAGTCCTCTCTTTATCCCTTTCTTCTCATCATAATAACAAAATGGTCTTGTTTTacttaaagaaattttaaatttttttaaatgcgtAGCTATTTGCTACCCTAAAATCACTATCCAACCCTACACCCTAAAATAGATATCCCCAATGTAGGGTTGGGTAGTGGATTCAATTATTTGATCACAAATTGTAACATTCAAGAAATGCCTAAACCACACTTGGGTCTATATTCTAAAATGACTAATCAATGATGTAATTGAAACTCTATTGAAACTATAATAAAAAGCAAGCACTTTTCTTTCAtgagcaatgtgagatctcatacacaaCTTATCCTTATCACTTAAGGTCAGTATGATCCTTATTGAGGCAATTTGTTGTAGGTAGCACTGCTCAAATTCCACAAATTTGGTTGAGatagtctctgataccatttgtaacactcAATGAAGGTTCAAGCTATTTCTAGACTTATAATCTAAAAAgattagttaatgatacaattaatACCCCATTAGAGCTATTATAAAGAGAATTAAGAATTTATCCATCTCTaataatgtgggatctcatactcTGCTTACTCTTATCATTTAAGGTCAATACGAGATGTTATATCACAAAGTAGATATTCACATAATCGGGAGCTTgcatataaattttcaaatttcagaccGATCGGTATAAATTCATTTTGTTTGAACAACCTTGGCCTAAAACTAAGAGCATGCTGTAATTTGAAGGCATTAGGATCTTCCTAGAGAGGTCAAAGGTTTTGTTGACTATTGAACCTGAGGGATTTCCATACTTTCGCTGTATATGTTCACACAcgtgtatgtatgtgtatatatatatatatatatatatatatatatatatatatatatatatatatatatatatatatatactaggtcaAAGTAATGTGCAAAGCATGCTTGTCTAATTAGATCAAAcaattgttttacaaaaataatatgttttttacaaAACTTGTAAAAATAGTTGATGACATGTCCAGCTTAGAAGACATTGCTTCAATTtttattggttctcttgttttaaatttaacgTGATTTTTCGTTATATTATTTTGTGAGAACtaaattgtgaaatttattttgacgtggtttcttaatattaattattgtttagtatttaaattgctctctattttaatttatttcattgttgggctttgttgttttttttattaatttttaattgtagtgtttttatttacattttttctatttttttgtgtctttttattttattgggccTGTTTTTTTCAGATAGGGCTTATTTttagtgggttttttttttgttttgggccTAGCCTGTTTGGCTTTGTGAAGCCCAGCCAGTGGGCTTGTTTTCAGCCCAaccctctcttcctcaaatggCGTCGTTTTGGCCCAGGATTTTCCTCTTCTCTTGCGTGCCGCtgccttccttcttcttcctcttcttggtTTCCAACTCGTGCAATCCCCAATAGAAATAGCAATTTCAACGACAATACATGCAGCAGCTACAAAATCAGCAATAGAGGAATCATAACTTGTTTTTTGAGAACAGTTCTCTAACTTCTACCTTGGAAGACAACACCAATGCCATTGGCAACAATAGTCATCTACCAATGTTGTATTCTCAAAGCATAGCTTCTCACTTTAAGGGACAGAGGCAAGAGATAGATCAATATATCATAGCACAGGTTGGACAAAACACCTTCTTATTATTTTCAGATTACCAAGGCCAAAATTCTATTGTTTTCCCACATTATTGTTGGAATTAGATCGTTgggttttcttcttgttttgtcAAATGTTTAGTAGATCTTAATTTCTAATTGGCTTATTTCTTCATCTGGAAGCAGAATGAGAGATTGAGATCAGTATTGCAAGAGCAAAGAGATCAACAACTTGCAGCACTATTGAAGTATTTGGCGATGAAGAAGAGGTCGGAAGATGTGCAAGGCAGGACAAAAGTTAACGGAGTTAacggaaacaagaaaatttaacgggagaacaagaaaaaaacactGTAGTAGTTAGATAAAcacttatataataaaaatagatatatggTAAGAAAACTGCAACaaatacaaagaaattacaaaaaagaaactCACAAAATGATGTGGTTTCATTGAATCTGTTAGatctatcttataataaaattaattttacaatctgaagtaccacatcaaatcacatcaatttgtaagtttacttttgtgtaatccctttatggctaaagtatttttcatatgtaatgctagatacaattttaaaacgTGCAAGTTTCAAGTACTCTATTTGAGAAAAAGTaaagttcactattaaaaaattaattttttcatatagatctcatGTACTCACTTTTTTCCAAAAGTACGCGGGACTTAcgattttaaatatcatttctcatatatatatatatatatccatatgtTTTATGGACAATGCTAGGGTGCACATCAAATATGCACACAAGTGCAAAGggttcttttcttctttatttttttagtattttttaaacatccttaaccatcaagaaaaaataaaaataaaaataaaaacaaaaatttattaatagtcactcccttaaccattaaaaaaataaataataaaaaatttaaatatatgagtgGATGCATTTAGTAGACACATTTAGAAATTATACCTccaatattttctatattttaggAGTTATACTagcattttctatattttaatgTTACCACATAGATATCTTAAAAGTTCAAGTGTAATGATACATATAATtcctttttacaatttttatacaactatGTAATAAATTGAaggtattttatgtaaattgacgttatttttataaatttttttataaaaatattaggagtgacaatatgtgacatgatcCGTTAGCTCAACACAAACATGATAGGACAAAAGCGGTTAGGGTTTAGTCTTAACGAGTTCGGATCAAAACGTGTTGACT
This window harbors:
- the LOC121266154 gene encoding ubiquitin domain-containing protein 1-like isoform X2; the protein is MGCTGSSRAKGDENAQKIRKPKPWKHSEPITRTQLVQMRDEFWDTAPHYGGQKGFQEGPTLQSIPNASGSKCSWWTFSNVLGRNLSSWTRMVQKLSH